The following proteins are co-located in the Triplophysa dalaica isolate WHDGS20190420 chromosome 2, ASM1584641v1, whole genome shotgun sequence genome:
- the LOC130433581 gene encoding uncharacterized protein LOC130433581: MNILLIFTFFIISGGVRCFDVIGYSGGSVLVSLRKPWCKDCSKFMTKLNPHTNIINYKKHKQWINEGRFTLFCNKYNNLMIYIRDMNTQDSGTYRIGVGKWSIDITLTVKEDTCCGASQRLMVNTGQTANFTCQYSQDYKTNYKIIFKERKDSIDEVIYPYTWGKKEQLTKSDNKDKNLFSVRITNVRSEDAGVYLCGVTDSDYSYSYSYSILTAVHLHIMSEVGVVRASGYSAGGIIFKCHHHQYKSNTTYVIKESDGCCERKYPSVQDQWMDSGDVCLYDDTRAGVLMVYFRDLNAGHAGTYWCGVNPSQYTDTFTQVQLDIKDVLSHWWVNKSVSVGDEVNITCRIPEEHKFSPKFFCKEDENHICQTVSRSKVKLNDFSDKSLFTVIISDVTERDAGVYWCGAETSHTDFTFISLTTKVQLKLISKVGVVKVTGYLGGQINFKCYHHQHKSHPKYIIKESDGLLQDKWMDSGDVCLYDDTSAGVLMVYFRELNAGHAGTYRCGVNTSHYMEVQLKVQAAFTERVNKSVVVGDEVNITCRIPEEHKFSPKFFCKEDENHICQTVSRSKVKLNDFSDKSLFTVIISDVTERDAGVYWCGAETSHTDFTFISLTTKVQLKLIMFGDEGGSAQIVCPYDPIYKSKTIKLLKSSTDENTLMEMNRWSVNDDTTASVFSVNITGLTAEDAGKYCCAVTLQTDVIYLYTHLIIIIKEEHLLNKSEGDNMSMECKHHAEYQKVFCKAHEVSMCVNDGVSLQSIRDDGFSLSDETSTGVFTVNISHLREEHSGIYWCGSNIITKVHLEVNRSVFEKILAGICVTPLLIGALILILYKCIYLKTRGTNGQTEKKQRTKEEESNAACDYENVQDLRPERLASHYTEAVIYSTVGITANSPHPHTTYSAVQLPTIPSDDVLYAAVSFHKQEDSLSDATVTFSKDEISTEYATVNRKTRLK, translated from the exons ATGAACATCCTCCTCATCTTCACTTTCTTCATCATCTCAG GTGGTGTGAGATGCTTTGATGTGATTGGATATTCTGGAGGAAGTGTTCTTGTTTCTTTGCGGAAACCTTGGTGTAAAGACTGTTCGAAATTCATGACCAAACTGAATCCACACACCAACATTATAAACTACAAGAAACATAAACAGTGGATTAATGAAGGAAGATTCACTCTGTTTTGCAACAAATATAACAATCTCATGATCTACATCAGAGATATGAACACACAGGATTCTGGAACATACCGGATTGGTGTTGGTAAATGGTCTATTGATATCACTCTGACTGTGAAAGAAG ATACATGTTGTGGGGCGTCACAAAGACTGATGGTGAATACTGGACAAACTGCAAACTTCACCTGTCAATATTCACAAGATTATAAAACCAATTACAAGAtcatatttaaagaaagaaaagactCAATTGATGAGGTGATCTACCCTTACACATGGGGGAAAAAAGAACAATTGACTAAATCTGATAACAAAGATAAAAATCTGTTCAGTGTGAGAATAACTAATGTGAGATCAGAAGATGCAGGAGTTTATTTATGTGGAGTAACAGACTCAGACTACAGTTACTCCTACAGTTACTCCATTCTTACTGCTGTTCATCTTCACATTATGA GTGAAGTGGGTGTGGTCAGAGCGAGTGGATACTCAGCAGGTGGAATCATCTTCAAGTGTCATCACCATCAATACAAAAGCAACACAACATATGTGATTAAAGAATCAGATGGATGTTGTGAGAGGAAGTATCCATCAGTTCAGGATCAATGGATGGACAGTGGAGATGTTTGTCTATATGACGACACCAGAGCAGGAGTCTTGATGGTGTATTTTAGAGATCTGAACGCTGGACATGCTGGAACATACTGGTGTGGAGTGAATCCATCTCAATATACTGACACATTCACTCAAGTCCAGCTAGATATTAAAGACG TTTTGTCTCATTGGTGGGTGAATAAATCTGTTTCTGTTGGTGATGAAGTCAATATTACCTGTCGGATCCCAGAGGAACATAAATTCAGTCCAAAGTTCTTCTGTAAAGAGGATGAAAATCACATCTGTCAAACCGTCAGCAGATCTAAAGTGAAACTAAATGATTTCTCTGATAAAAGTCTTTTTACTGTGATCATCAGTGatgtgacagagagagatgctGGAGTTTACTGGTGTGGAGCAGAAACCAGTCACACAGATTTCACTTTCATCTCTCTCACCACTAAAGTTCAACTCAAACTCATCA gtaaaGTGGGTGTGGTCAAAGTGACCGGCTACTTAGGAGGTCAAATCAACTTCAAATGTTATCACCATCAACACAAAAGCCATCCCAAATATATCATTAAAGAATCTGATGGATTGCTACAAGATAAATGGATGGACAGTGGAGATGTTTGTCTGTATGATGACACCAGTGCAGGAGTCTTGATGGTGTATTTTAGAGAGCTGAACGCTGGACATGCTGGAACATACAGGTGTGGAGTGAATACATCTCACTACATGGAAGTCCAACTGAAGGTTCAAGCGG CTTTTACAGAGAGAGTGAATAAATCTGTGGTTGTTGGTGATGAAGTCAATATTACCTGTCGGATCCCAGAGGAACATAAATTCAGTCCAAAGTTCTTCTGTAAAGAGGATGAAAATCACATCTGTCAAACCGTCAGCAGATCTAAAGTGAAACTAAATGATTTCTCTGATAAAAGTCTTTTTACTGTGATCATCAGTGatgtgacagagagagatgctGGAGTTTACTGGTGTGGAGCAGAAACCAGTCACACAGATTTCACTTTCATCTCTCTCACCACTAAAGTTCAACTGAAACTCATCA TGTTTGGAGATGAAGGAGGATCTGCTCAGATCGTGTGTCCTTATGATCCCATCTATAAATCAAAGACAATAAAACTGTTGAAGAGTTCTACAGATGAAAATACTCTCATGGAGATGAACAGATGGAGTGTGAATGATGACACGACAGCAAGTGTGTTTAGTGTGAACATCACTGGACTGACAGCAGAGGATGCTGGGAAATACTGCTGTGCAGTGACATTACAAACAGACGTGATTTATCTTTACACTCATctcattattatcatcaaaGAGG aacatctCTTGAATAAGAGTGAAGGAGACAACATGTCAATGGAGTGCAAACATCACGCTGAATATCAGAAAGTCTTCTGTAAAGCACATGAAGTCTCAATGTGTGTCAATGATGGAGTTTCATTACAGTCAATCAGAGATGATGGATTCTCTTTAAGTGATGAAACATCTACTGGAGTCTTTACTGTAAACATCAGTCATCTGAGAGAAGAGCATTCTGGGATATACTGGTGTGGATCTAACATCATCACTAAAGTTCATCTAGAAGTAAATAGAA gtgtttttgaaAAGATCCTCGCTGGTATCTGTGTGACTCCATTGTTGATCGGAGCCTTGATCctgattttatataaatgtatatatctCAAGACTCGAG GCACAAATggacagacagagaaaaagcAGAGGACGAAAGAAGAA GAGTCTAATGCTGCCTGTGACTACGAGAATGTTCAAGACCTCAGACCGGAGCGGTTAGCCTCACACTATACAGAAGCTGTGATATATTCTACTGTTGGGATCACCGCAAATTCTCCTCATCCACACACGACATATTCTGCTGTACAATTACCCACAATCCCATCTGATGATGTGCTGTACGCTGCTGTCAGTTTCCACAAGCAAGAAGATTCTCTCAGTGATGCTACGGTCACCTTCAGTAAGGACGAGATTTCAACCGAGTACGCCACTGTCAATCGCAAAACAAGACTCAAATGA
- the LOC130433589 gene encoding polymeric immunoglobulin receptor isoform X1 — protein sequence MKILISWFRCFKLSQDSKTLSRHWTVSPIFLKKRKYFIRAALSEERKTALQRSTIQIHQKLTTSLMMKTLLFISIYLLGQVDRAAETVSGIVGESLVINCPYNKKTEKDRERSFCKKNTNKCATLRGEQSNLWTDGGRFSMHDNTSVGLLSVFIKNLTNNDQGTYECKVENKSDLKLKLEEPVEHDACCGESQNQTGYVGGSVTVSCKYPGKYKNYEKHLFRVNNASLGSVIHGYKHTNGRHTIVDNPAAKVFNVTINKVDRHDEGIYFCGSTKEGKYIHLLNVIYLNVSNQNQTSSDSYVIIIIVCVCLILMAAGGLILLWYKLGCKKNAGSKSSSNQRTSIDCQEQSTVVYYETIDESKTGSATVNPTVNVCTVYTTAELPTIPSDRDFYTMAESPERPADP from the exons ATGAAGATTTTGATCAGCTGGTTCAGATGTTTTAAGTTATCTCAAGACTCGAAAACTTTAAGTAGACATTGGACGGTGTCTCCAATctttctgaaaaaaagaaag TATTTCATCAGAGCAGCCCTGAGCGAGGAAAGAAAAACAGCCCTTCAGAGATCCACAATTCAGATCCACCAGAAACTAACAACATCATTGATGATGAAGACCCTTCTCTTTATCTCCATCTACCTCCTGG gtcaaGTAGACAGGGCTGCTGAAACCGTGAGCGGCATCGTTGGAGAAAGTCTCGTCATCAACTGTCCATATAAtaaaaagacagagaaagacagagaaagaagCTTTTGCAAAAAGAATACCAACAAATGTGCCACCCTGAGAGGAGAACAAAGCAATTTATGGAccgatggagggagattctctATGCATGATAATACATCTGTGGGTTTGTTGAGCGTGTTCATTAAAAACCTGACCAATAACGACCAGGGAACTTACGAATGTAAAGTGGAGAATAAATCGGATCTAAAGCTCAAATTAGAAGAACCTGTAGAACACG ACGCCTGCTGTGGGGAATCACAAAATCAAACTGGTTATGTAGGAGGAAGTGTTACTGTCAGCTGTAAATATCCAGGGAAATATAAGAATTATGAAAAGCATTTGTTCAGAGTGAATAATGCATCTCTAGGGTCTGTCATTCACGGATACAAACACACCAACGGGAGACACACTATTGTCGACAACCCCGCAGCAAAAGTCTTTAATGTGACTATTAATAAAGTCGATAGACACGATGAAGGCATCTATTTCTGTGGATCAACGAAAGAAGGGAAATACATTCaccttttaaatgtgatttatctCAACgtttcaaatcaaaatcaaacctcTTCAG aTTCCTatgtgattattattatagtgtgtgtgtgtttgattctgATGGCAGCTGGAGGACTGATTCTGTTGTGGTATAAGCTGGGATGTAAGAAGAACGCAG GTTCAAAATCATCATCAAATCAGAGGACCTCAATAGACTGTCAGGAG CAATCAACTGTTGTTTATTACGAAACAATTGATGAGTCAAAAACTGGATCCGCAACAGTAAACCCGACTGTCAATGTATGCACAGTGTATACCACGGCAgaattacccacaatcccctcTGACAGAGATTTCTACACAATGGCTGAATCGCCAGAAAGACCAGCAGACCCTTAA
- the LOC130433589 gene encoding uncharacterized protein LOC130433589 isoform X3, whose protein sequence is MKILISWFRCFKLSQDSKTLSRHWTVSPIFLKKRKYFIRAALSEERKTALQRSTIQIHQKLTTSLMMKTLLFISIYLLGQVDRAAETVSGIVGESLVINCPYNKKTEKDRERSFCKKNTNKCATLRGEQSNLWTDGGRFSMHDNTSVGLLSVFIKNLTNNDQGTYECKVENKSDLKLKLEEPVEHDSYVIIIIVCVCLILMAAGGLILLWYKLGCKKNAGSKSSSNQRTSIDCQEQSTVVYYETIDESKTGSATVNPTVNVCTVYTTAELPTIPSDRDFYTMAESPERPADP, encoded by the exons ATGAAGATTTTGATCAGCTGGTTCAGATGTTTTAAGTTATCTCAAGACTCGAAAACTTTAAGTAGACATTGGACGGTGTCTCCAATctttctgaaaaaaagaaag TATTTCATCAGAGCAGCCCTGAGCGAGGAAAGAAAAACAGCCCTTCAGAGATCCACAATTCAGATCCACCAGAAACTAACAACATCATTGATGATGAAGACCCTTCTCTTTATCTCCATCTACCTCCTGG gtcaaGTAGACAGGGCTGCTGAAACCGTGAGCGGCATCGTTGGAGAAAGTCTCGTCATCAACTGTCCATATAAtaaaaagacagagaaagacagagaaagaagCTTTTGCAAAAAGAATACCAACAAATGTGCCACCCTGAGAGGAGAACAAAGCAATTTATGGAccgatggagggagattctctATGCATGATAATACATCTGTGGGTTTGTTGAGCGTGTTCATTAAAAACCTGACCAATAACGACCAGGGAACTTACGAATGTAAAGTGGAGAATAAATCGGATCTAAAGCTCAAATTAGAAGAACCTGTAGAACACG aTTCCTatgtgattattattatagtgtgtgtgtgtttgattctgATGGCAGCTGGAGGACTGATTCTGTTGTGGTATAAGCTGGGATGTAAGAAGAACGCAG GTTCAAAATCATCATCAAATCAGAGGACCTCAATAGACTGTCAGGAG CAATCAACTGTTGTTTATTACGAAACAATTGATGAGTCAAAAACTGGATCCGCAACAGTAAACCCGACTGTCAATGTATGCACAGTGTATACCACGGCAgaattacccacaatcccctcTGACAGAGATTTCTACACAATGGCTGAATCGCCAGAAAGACCAGCAGACCCTTAA
- the LOC130433589 gene encoding polymeric immunoglobulin receptor isoform X2: MMKTLLFISIYLLGQVDRAAETVSGIVGESLVINCPYNKKTEKDRERSFCKKNTNKCATLRGEQSNLWTDGGRFSMHDNTSVGLLSVFIKNLTNNDQGTYECKVENKSDLKLKLEEPVEHDACCGESQNQTGYVGGSVTVSCKYPGKYKNYEKHLFRVNNASLGSVIHGYKHTNGRHTIVDNPAAKVFNVTINKVDRHDEGIYFCGSTKEGKYIHLLNVIYLNVSNQNQTSSDSYVIIIIVCVCLILMAAGGLILLWYKLGCKKNAGSKSSSNQRTSIDCQEQSTVVYYETIDESKTGSATVNPTVNVCTVYTTAELPTIPSDRDFYTMAESPERPADP, encoded by the exons ATGATGAAGACCCTTCTCTTTATCTCCATCTACCTCCTGG gtcaaGTAGACAGGGCTGCTGAAACCGTGAGCGGCATCGTTGGAGAAAGTCTCGTCATCAACTGTCCATATAAtaaaaagacagagaaagacagagaaagaagCTTTTGCAAAAAGAATACCAACAAATGTGCCACCCTGAGAGGAGAACAAAGCAATTTATGGAccgatggagggagattctctATGCATGATAATACATCTGTGGGTTTGTTGAGCGTGTTCATTAAAAACCTGACCAATAACGACCAGGGAACTTACGAATGTAAAGTGGAGAATAAATCGGATCTAAAGCTCAAATTAGAAGAACCTGTAGAACACG ACGCCTGCTGTGGGGAATCACAAAATCAAACTGGTTATGTAGGAGGAAGTGTTACTGTCAGCTGTAAATATCCAGGGAAATATAAGAATTATGAAAAGCATTTGTTCAGAGTGAATAATGCATCTCTAGGGTCTGTCATTCACGGATACAAACACACCAACGGGAGACACACTATTGTCGACAACCCCGCAGCAAAAGTCTTTAATGTGACTATTAATAAAGTCGATAGACACGATGAAGGCATCTATTTCTGTGGATCAACGAAAGAAGGGAAATACATTCaccttttaaatgtgatttatctCAACgtttcaaatcaaaatcaaacctcTTCAG aTTCCTatgtgattattattatagtgtgtgtgtgtttgattctgATGGCAGCTGGAGGACTGATTCTGTTGTGGTATAAGCTGGGATGTAAGAAGAACGCAG GTTCAAAATCATCATCAAATCAGAGGACCTCAATAGACTGTCAGGAG CAATCAACTGTTGTTTATTACGAAACAATTGATGAGTCAAAAACTGGATCCGCAACAGTAAACCCGACTGTCAATGTATGCACAGTGTATACCACGGCAgaattacccacaatcccctcTGACAGAGATTTCTACACAATGGCTGAATCGCCAGAAAGACCAGCAGACCCTTAA
- the LOC130411288 gene encoding uncharacterized protein LOC130411288: MSGNRQLIYREHEDSDEETDVHAKRGKHPTEESSDLNEELVEEEACVATKRAPVSGLLHMIDTYDREPGAKAEGSFANLENYAVGLENKPGKRIPKAGILAEAGYGRARAEYRFFEAEARGPNASIGAELRLTKLRAMARAELASASAKAGPVTVKAGLGLDTGASISLHGVEAKFLGTGFSFGSKIGISLFGSEISFSFL; encoded by the exons ATGTCTGGAAACCGTCAGTTGATCTACCGTGAACATGAAGACAGTG ATGAAGAAACCGACGTTCACGCCAAACGAGGAAAACACCCGACGGAGGAGTCAAGTGATCTCAATGAGGAATTAGTTGAGGAAGAAGCATGCGTAGCTACAAAACGTGCTCCAGTTTCTGGATTACTACACATGATTGACACATATGATAGAGAACCAGGTGCCAAGGCAGAAGGTTCTTTTGCGAATTTGGAAAACTATGCAGTAGGTTTGGAAAACAAACCAGGAAAAAGAATCCCAAAAGCTGGAATCCTTGCAGAAGCAGGATACGGTCGAGCTCGTGCTGAATACAGATTCTTTGAGGCTGAAGCCAGAGGCCCAAATGCTTCCATTGGTGCTGAATTACGTTTGACTAAATTAAGAGCAATGGCTCGAGCTGAACTTGCTAGCGCATCTGCCAAAGCCGGTCCAGTTACAGTGAAGGCGGGTCTTGGATTAGATACGGGTGCATCTATAAGCCTCCATGGAGTGGAGGCCAAATTTCTGGGAACTGGATTCTCATTTGGTTCGAAAATCGGCATTTCTTTATTTGGTTCAGAAATCTCATTTTCATTCCTATAG